The genomic window AACTGATGCGCCGGAAAAGGATAAAGCGCCGGCCATGCCGCCGGGTGGTATGGGTGGTATGGGTGGAATGGAGGGCATGTATTAATCATTCCCTCTTCCGAGTGAATGCAAAGAGCCACAGCCCGCGGGCTGTGGCTCTTTTTTGTTGCCGACTGGTCGAAGTAAGGTTTATCTTATAAGTTCAATAGAGCTTCCAGTGGCGCGTTATCAGTGACGGGGCCGACTACCGCCAGGCGCAGTCGCTCACTGACCATCAGTTCCCGGGCTAATTGATTGAGCTTGTCAGCCGTGATGTTGTCAATAATTGAGATTACCTGCTCCGGACTGAGGATGCGATTCATAAGAATCTCCTGACCGCCCATCCAGCCGGCAACATTGCGGGTATCCTCCATGCGTAATAGCATACGTCCCTTGGCAAGCTCCTTAGCTTTATGCAGTTCGGTATCAGAGATTGTCTCCTTGAGGCGGGAAAGCTCTCTGGTAATTGCTTTGATAACTGCTTCCAGGTTTTTCGGCTCTACTCCGGCGTAGACAATCACCGATCCGGAATCAAGGAAATGGTCTGTATAGCTGTTAATACTGTAAGCAAGTCCCAGATTGTCCCGTATTTCAGTAAAAAGGCGACTGCTCATCCCCTCCCCGAGGACGGTATTGAGCAGGTCAAGAGCGAAGCGTTCAGGGTGGAGCAGGGACAGTCCGGGCAGTGCCAGGCACAGGTGGGCTTGCTCCGTGTCTCTTTGCTCCACCTGTAAACGTGGGTTCGGTTGTTCCTGATAAGCGGAATATTCAAGGTGAGATTGCCGGTTGCTCCACTCAGCTACGGACTGGCTTACCGCAGTTACGGCTTCCTGATGCGTTATATTGCCGGCAATAGCAACTACGGCGTTGCCGGGCAGATATTTTTTTCTATGGTAGTCAAGGAGCATTTCCCTGGAGATGGCAGCCATTGTTTCCTTGCTGCCGGCGATGTCACGTCCCAGAGGATGTCCCGGCCATAAAAGTTCATCAATCAGCAGATTGACCTGCTGTGCCGGGGTGTCCTTGCTCATGTTGATTTCTTCGATGATGACCTGGCGCTCTTTCTCGATATCTGCGGGGTCAAACCTGGAATGGAGCACCATGTCCGTGATCACGTCCAGGGCCAG from Dehalococcoidales bacterium includes these protein-coding regions:
- a CDS encoding pitrilysin family protein; translated protein: MYQKSVLDNGLRVISSTMPHTRSVSVYLLFGTGSRHEIETQAGISHFIEHLCFKGTPKRTTAKDISEAIAGVGGILNGGTDKELTLYWCKVAQPHFQLALDVITDMVLHSRFDPADIEKERQVIIEEINMSKDTPAQQVNLLIDELLWPGHPLGRDIAGSKETMAAISREMLLDYHRKKYLPGNAVVAIAGNITHQEAVTAVSQSVAEWSNRQSHLEYSAYQEQPNPRLQVEQRDTEQAHLCLALPGLSLLHPERFALDLLNTVLGEGMSSRLFTEIRDNLGLAYSINSYTDHFLDSGSVIVYAGVEPKNLEAVIKAITRELSRLKETISDTELHKAKELAKGRMLLRMEDTRNVAGWMGGQEILMNRILSPEQVISIIDNITADKLNQLARELMVSERLRLAVVGPVTDNAPLEALLNL